From the Oryzihumus leptocrescens genome, one window contains:
- a CDS encoding lysophospholipid acyltransferase family protein — translation MLYPVSRFVLVPLARAIYRPRVIGKANVPKRGGVILASNHLSFIDSVVIPLTAPRRVVFLAKAEYFTGTGIRGALTRAWFNALGMIPVERGDHRAAQDSLDAALEVLRQGEAFGIYPEGTRSRDGRLYRGRTGVAWLALTAGVPVVPVALEGTQRLQPVGSRLPRPVRVTVKFGEPMSFADRYAGVPQGRARREVTDEIMAAIHALSGQELAGTYNERPAAPTS, via the coding sequence ATGCTCTACCCGGTGAGCCGGTTCGTGCTCGTGCCGTTGGCCCGCGCCATCTACCGGCCCCGCGTCATCGGCAAGGCCAACGTCCCCAAGCGCGGCGGGGTCATCCTCGCCAGCAACCACCTGTCCTTCATCGACAGCGTCGTGATCCCGCTGACGGCGCCCCGGCGCGTGGTGTTCCTGGCCAAGGCGGAGTATTTCACCGGCACCGGCATCCGCGGGGCGCTCACCCGGGCCTGGTTCAACGCGCTGGGCATGATCCCCGTCGAGCGGGGCGACCACCGTGCGGCGCAGGACTCCCTGGACGCGGCGCTGGAGGTGCTCCGTCAGGGCGAGGCGTTCGGCATCTACCCCGAGGGCACGCGCTCGCGTGACGGCCGGCTCTACCGCGGGCGCACCGGCGTGGCCTGGCTGGCGCTGACCGCCGGGGTGCCGGTCGTGCCGGTGGCACTGGAGGGGACGCAGCGGCTGCAGCCGGTCGGCTCGCGCCTGCCGCGGCCGGTGCGGGTCACCGTGAAGTTCGGGGAGCCGATGTCCTTCGCCGACCGCTACGCCGGCGTCCCGCAGGGCAGGGCCCGGCGAGAGGTCACCGACGAGATCATGGCCGCGATCCACGCGCTGTCGGGCCAGGAGCTCGCCGGGACCTACAACGAGCGCCCGGCCGCACCCACGTCCTGA
- the recR gene encoding recombination mediator RecR, producing MYEGVVQDLIDELGRLPGVGPKSAQRIAFHLLQADPADVNRLVSALTEVKAKVRFCVTCGNVAQAEECRICSDPRRDAALICVVEEPKDVVAIERTREFRGRYHVLGGAISPIEGVGPDDLRIRELMTRLASGEVTEIIIATDPNLEGEATATYLARLLRPMGLRVTRLASGLPVGGDLEYADEVTLGRAFEGRRLLDV from the coding sequence GTGTACGAAGGCGTGGTCCAGGACCTGATCGACGAGCTCGGCCGGCTGCCCGGCGTGGGTCCCAAGAGCGCGCAGCGCATCGCCTTCCACCTGCTCCAGGCCGACCCGGCCGACGTCAACCGGCTGGTGAGCGCGCTGACCGAGGTCAAGGCCAAGGTCCGCTTCTGCGTCACCTGCGGCAATGTCGCGCAGGCCGAGGAGTGCCGCATCTGCTCCGATCCCCGCCGCGACGCCGCGCTGATCTGCGTGGTCGAGGAGCCCAAGGACGTCGTGGCGATCGAGCGCACGCGCGAGTTCCGTGGCCGCTACCACGTGCTCGGCGGGGCGATCAGCCCGATCGAGGGCGTCGGCCCCGACGACCTGCGGATCCGCGAGCTCATGACGCGCCTCGCCAGCGGCGAGGTCACCGAGATCATCATCGCCACCGACCCCAACCTCGAGGGGGAGGCCACCGCGACCTACCTCGCGCGGCTGCTGCGCCCGATGGGGCTGCGGGTCACCCGGCTCGCCTCGGGCCTGCCGGTGGGTGGCGACCTGGAGTACGCCGACGAGGTCACCCTGGGCCGGGCGTTCGAGGGCAGGAGGCTGCTGGATGTCTGA
- a CDS encoding DNA polymerase III subunit gamma and tau, whose translation MSTALYRRYRPESFADVIGQEHVTEPLMQALRTGRVNHAYLFSGPRGCGKTTSARILARCLNCEEGPTPVPCGTCHSCVALARGGSGSVDVIEIDAASHGGVDDARDLRERASYGPAQSRYKIYIIDEAHMVTPQGFNALLKIVEEPPEHVKFVFATTEPEKVIGTIRSRTHHYPFRLVPPQVLTDYLGQLCESEGVAVAPGVLSFVVRAGGGSVRDSLSVLDQLIAGSGPEGLTYEGAAALLGFTEGELLDATIDAFAAGDAGSVFRQVDKVIETGHDPRRFVEDLLERLRDLIVVAAVPDGASAVLRGLPEDQLERMRQQSAAFGSGALTRAADIVNAGLTEMSGATAPRLQLELICARVLLPGASGESGYAARLDRLERRLDVGAGGAPAPSAPPVQFSRPAPSPTPAPAAPAPAATPAPAAAPAPADEPPEPVAERPAAPREPEPPAAAPERPAPERPAPERPTPDRPAPERPAAERPSAEPPAAEQPAETPAPVASMSMPGGVDTAAIRRSWPDVLAKIFSIKRTTWTFLSEHAQVLDYDGQRLLLGISTVGLANTFRRGQHAELVRQALVEVLGVNAVVEGIPTPEGAPAPGTSGGAPAPSTGPAGSTPTPPAPAGQGSSSGGWDEPAGPSRSARDDAGIAPGRGEDSGGGWDTSAPPPDWASVPSAAGGSAAEFSSPDPAPEPTPVATISPMQRAREAVAREAGTRHTSAVEPADDSAASADDEDIADIGGVGLPVIQSVLGGTVIGEFDQ comes from the coding sequence GTGTCCACCGCCCTGTACCGCCGCTACCGGCCCGAGTCCTTCGCCGACGTCATCGGCCAGGAGCACGTGACCGAGCCCCTGATGCAGGCGCTGCGCACGGGGCGGGTCAACCACGCCTACCTGTTCAGCGGCCCGCGCGGCTGCGGCAAGACGACCAGCGCCCGCATCCTGGCCCGCTGCCTCAACTGCGAGGAGGGGCCGACCCCGGTCCCGTGTGGCACGTGCCACTCGTGCGTGGCGCTCGCCCGCGGCGGGTCCGGGTCGGTCGATGTCATCGAGATCGACGCGGCCAGCCACGGTGGTGTCGACGACGCCCGTGACCTGCGCGAACGCGCCTCCTACGGGCCGGCCCAGAGCCGCTACAAGATCTACATCATCGACGAGGCGCACATGGTGACGCCGCAGGGCTTCAACGCCCTGCTCAAGATCGTCGAGGAGCCGCCGGAGCACGTGAAGTTCGTCTTCGCGACGACCGAGCCCGAGAAGGTCATCGGCACGATCCGCTCCCGCACCCACCACTACCCGTTCCGCCTGGTCCCGCCGCAGGTGCTCACCGACTACCTCGGCCAGCTGTGCGAGTCCGAGGGCGTGGCGGTCGCGCCCGGCGTGCTCTCCTTCGTCGTCCGCGCCGGCGGTGGGTCGGTGCGTGACTCGCTGTCGGTGCTCGACCAGCTCATCGCCGGCTCCGGGCCCGAGGGCCTGACCTACGAGGGGGCCGCCGCGCTGCTCGGCTTCACCGAGGGCGAGCTGCTCGACGCCACGATCGACGCGTTCGCCGCGGGCGACGCCGGGTCGGTGTTCCGCCAGGTCGACAAGGTCATCGAGACCGGTCACGACCCCCGGCGCTTCGTCGAGGACCTGCTCGAGCGGCTGCGCGACCTCATCGTCGTCGCGGCGGTGCCCGACGGTGCGTCCGCGGTGCTGCGCGGCCTGCCCGAGGACCAGCTCGAGCGGATGCGCCAGCAGTCCGCCGCGTTCGGCTCCGGGGCGTTGACCCGCGCTGCCGACATCGTCAACGCCGGCCTGACCGAGATGAGCGGTGCCACCGCGCCGCGCCTGCAGCTCGAGCTGATCTGCGCCCGCGTGCTGCTGCCCGGCGCCTCCGGCGAGAGCGGGTACGCCGCGCGCCTGGACCGCCTCGAGCGTCGCCTCGACGTCGGGGCGGGTGGCGCACCGGCGCCCTCGGCGCCGCCGGTCCAGTTCAGCCGTCCCGCGCCGTCCCCCACCCCCGCCCCTGCTGCGCCTGCGCCGGCTGCAACCCCCGCGCCGGCTGCGGCCCCCGCGCCGGCGGACGAGCCCCCGGAGCCCGTGGCCGAGCGTCCGGCGGCCCCGCGCGAGCCGGAGCCCCCCGCCGCGGCGCCGGAGCGCCCCGCACCCGAGCGACCGGCACCTGAGCGCCCCACGCCGGACCGTCCCGCACCGGAGCGCCCGGCTGCCGAGCGCCCGTCGGCTGAGCCTCCGGCGGCCGAGCAGCCCGCCGAGACGCCCGCCCCTGTGGCCTCGATGTCCATGCCGGGCGGCGTCGACACCGCCGCGATCCGCCGGTCGTGGCCGGACGTGCTCGCCAAGATCTTCTCGATCAAGCGCACGACGTGGACGTTCCTGTCCGAGCACGCCCAGGTCCTCGACTACGACGGCCAGCGCCTGCTGCTCGGCATCTCCACCGTCGGCCTGGCCAACACCTTCCGCCGCGGCCAGCACGCCGAGCTGGTCCGCCAGGCGCTGGTCGAGGTGCTCGGCGTCAACGCGGTCGTCGAGGGCATCCCCACCCCCGAGGGCGCTCCGGCGCCCGGCACCTCCGGTGGTGCGCCGGCGCCGTCCACCGGCCCCGCGGGCTCCACGCCCACGCCGCCCGCACCGGCCGGCCAGGGGTCGAGCTCGGGCGGCTGGGACGAGCCGGCCGGCCCGTCCCGGTCGGCCCGCGACGACGCCGGCATCGCGCCCGGTCGCGGCGAGGACTCCGGCGGGGGCTGGGACACCAGCGCGCCGCCCCCGGACTGGGCCAGCGTCCCGTCAGCGGCCGGCGGTTCGGCCGCCGAGTTCTCCTCGCCCGACCCGGCTCCCGAGCCCACCCCGGTGGCCACGATCAGCCCGATGCAGCGCGCCCGGGAGGCCGTGGCACGCGAGGCGGGCACCCGGCATACCTCTGCGGTGGAGCCGGCCGACGACAGCGCGGCCAGCGCTGACGACGAGGACATCGCCGACATCGGCGGCGTCGGCCTGCCGGTGATCCAGAGCGTGCTCGGTGGGACGGTCATCGGGGAGTTCGACCAGTAA
- a CDS encoding FadR/GntR family transcriptional regulator gives MTTPGLHERVLSRLGPAIVAGEPAPGEVLRLEQLEARYGVSRTVVREVVKVLESMRVVTSRRRVGVTVLPRTEWNIFDPRMIRWRLAGADRMEQLSSLSQLRTAVEPVAAALAARNATPEHCGRLTAAVIGMSVSARRGDLEEYLRHDIEFHHAVLEGSGNEMFAGLTQVVAEVLAGRTHHHLMPARPEPEALRLHAEVSDAIQGGDPARAEKAMRAIVQEAIEAMEAMAAEPGEGPSRPPERRRSGGKPRAGDVPRPHVTRRR, from the coding sequence ATGACGACGCCGGGCCTGCATGAGCGGGTCCTCTCACGCCTCGGCCCTGCCATCGTCGCGGGCGAGCCCGCTCCGGGCGAGGTGCTGCGGCTCGAGCAGCTCGAGGCCCGCTACGGCGTCTCGCGCACGGTGGTCCGCGAGGTCGTCAAGGTCCTCGAGTCCATGCGCGTCGTCACCAGCCGTCGCCGGGTCGGCGTCACCGTGCTGCCGCGCACCGAGTGGAACATCTTCGACCCCCGGATGATCCGCTGGCGGCTGGCCGGCGCCGACCGGATGGAGCAGCTGTCCTCGCTGAGCCAGCTGCGCACCGCGGTCGAGCCGGTCGCCGCGGCGCTCGCGGCCCGCAACGCCACCCCCGAGCACTGCGGCCGGCTGACCGCGGCCGTCATCGGCATGTCCGTCTCGGCGCGCAGGGGCGACCTCGAGGAGTACCTGCGGCACGACATCGAGTTCCACCACGCCGTGCTCGAGGGCTCGGGCAACGAGATGTTCGCCGGCCTGACCCAGGTCGTCGCCGAGGTGCTCGCCGGCCGCACGCACCACCACCTCATGCCGGCCCGCCCCGAGCCCGAGGCGCTGCGCCTGCACGCCGAGGTCAGCGACGCCATCCAGGGCGGCGACCCGGCCCGCGCCGAGAAGGCGATGCGGGCGATCGTGCAGGAGGCGATCGAGGCCATGGAGGCGATGGCCGCCGAGCCGGGGGAGGGCCCGTCCCGCCCGCCGGAGCGCCGCAGGTCCGGCGGGAAGCCGCGGGCTGGGGACGTACCCCGCCCGCATGTCACCCGTCGCCGTTAG
- a CDS encoding DUF5063 domain-containing protein, with protein sequence MSDELTLLSEETARDARSYLGAVTEVASGSSPETAIPVLLLAVSQVSLAGARLGAITDVVPEDRFEADPGPEADVDPLRQGLANLFEGLDEYAHLVDPLVSLEVATGSLSNDLSEIASALAHGLQHVEAGRVTEALWWWQFSYLSSWGDSASRALRVLHTVLRHVRLDADEETVADAEFDALHP encoded by the coding sequence ATGTCTGACGAGCTCACCCTTCTCAGCGAGGAGACCGCCCGGGACGCCCGCAGCTACCTCGGGGCAGTCACCGAGGTCGCCTCCGGCAGCTCCCCGGAGACCGCCATCCCGGTGCTGCTGCTGGCCGTCTCGCAGGTCTCGCTGGCCGGCGCCCGGCTCGGCGCCATCACCGACGTCGTGCCCGAGGACCGGTTCGAGGCCGACCCCGGCCCCGAGGCCGACGTCGACCCGCTGCGGCAGGGTCTGGCCAACCTGTTCGAGGGCCTGGACGAGTACGCCCACCTCGTCGATCCGCTGGTCAGCCTCGAGGTCGCCACCGGCTCGCTGAGCAACGACCTCAGCGAGATCGCCTCGGCCCTGGCGCACGGCCTGCAGCACGTCGAGGCCGGAAGGGTCACCGAGGCGCTGTGGTGGTGGCAGTTCAGCTACCTGTCCTCGTGGGGCGACAGTGCGAGCCGTGCGCTGCGGGTGCTGCACACCGTGCTGCGGCACGTGCGGCTCGACGCCGACGAGGAGACCGTCGCCGACGCCGAGTTCGACGCACTCCACCCCTGA
- a CDS encoding aspartate kinase yields the protein MSLIVQKYGGSSLADAESIKRVARRIVETRRAGNEVCVVVSAMGDTTDELLDLAEEVSPLPPGREMDMLLTAGERISMALVAMAIANLGHQARSFTGSQAGVITDSSHGKARIIDVTPGRIRDALAEGHVAIVAGFQGVSQDSKDITTLGRGGSDTTAVALAAALEADVCEIYTDVDGVFTADPRIVPAARKIDRLSNEEMLEMAASGAKILHLRCVEYARRFGMPIHVRSSFSYREGTWIIDPEEGVSVEAPIIAGVAHDRSEAKITVVGVPDHPGKAAEIFQACAKAGVNIDMIVQNVSAVETGLTDISFTLPKTDGQHGVQALKAVQESVGFASLQYDDHIGKLSLVGAGMRSHPGVSATFFQALADAGVNIEMISTSEIRISVVTRDDQLDDAVRAVHTAFGLDSAEGEAVVYGGTGR from the coding sequence TTGAGCTTGATCGTCCAGAAGTACGGCGGTTCGTCCCTGGCTGATGCCGAGAGCATCAAGCGCGTCGCGCGGCGGATCGTCGAGACCCGCCGCGCCGGCAACGAGGTCTGCGTCGTGGTCTCCGCGATGGGTGACACCACCGACGAGCTGCTCGACCTCGCCGAGGAGGTCAGCCCGCTGCCGCCCGGCCGCGAGATGGACATGCTCCTCACCGCGGGCGAGCGCATCTCGATGGCCCTGGTCGCGATGGCCATCGCCAACCTCGGCCACCAGGCCCGCTCGTTCACCGGCTCGCAGGCCGGCGTCATCACCGACTCCTCGCACGGCAAGGCGCGGATCATCGACGTGACGCCCGGCCGGATCCGCGACGCCCTCGCCGAGGGGCACGTGGCCATCGTGGCCGGCTTCCAGGGCGTGAGCCAGGACAGCAAGGACATCACCACCCTGGGCCGCGGCGGCTCCGACACCACGGCGGTCGCGCTGGCGGCCGCGCTCGAGGCCGACGTCTGCGAGATCTACACCGACGTCGACGGCGTCTTCACCGCCGACCCCCGCATCGTCCCCGCCGCCCGCAAGATCGACCGGCTCTCCAACGAGGAGATGCTGGAGATGGCCGCGTCGGGCGCCAAGATCCTGCACCTGCGGTGCGTCGAGTACGCCCGCCGCTTCGGCATGCCGATCCACGTCCGGTCCTCGTTCTCCTACCGCGAGGGCACGTGGATCATCGACCCGGAAGAAGGAGTATCCGTGGAAGCCCCGATCATCGCCGGCGTCGCGCACGACCGCAGCGAGGCCAAGATCACCGTCGTGGGGGTGCCGGACCACCCGGGCAAGGCGGCCGAGATCTTCCAGGCGTGCGCCAAGGCCGGCGTCAACATCGACATGATCGTGCAGAACGTCTCCGCCGTGGAGACCGGTCTGACCGACATCTCCTTCACGCTGCCCAAGACCGACGGCCAGCACGGGGTGCAGGCGCTCAAGGCGGTCCAGGAGTCGGTCGGGTTCGCGTCGTTGCAGTACGACGACCACATCGGCAAGCTCTCGCTCGTCGGCGCCGGCATGCGCTCCCACCCGGGTGTGTCCGCCACGTTCTTCCAGGCGCTCGCCGACGCGGGCGTCAACATCGAGATGATCTCCACCTCGGAGATCCGCATCTCGGTCGTCACCCGTGACGACCAGCTCGACGACGCCGTGCGCGCGGTGCACACGGCGTTCGGCCTCGACTCCGCCGAGGGTGAGGCCGTGGTCTACGGAGGTACCGGACGATGA